The Anopheles coluzzii chromosome 2, AcolN3, whole genome shotgun sequence genome window below encodes:
- the LOC125906533 gene encoding uncharacterized protein LOC125906533, translating to MLDNIAQRLNNQDVSLLQSNHRGQHVRIFREPNLVIILWGNQQQTFDNFYTSQWIVNIPPECPTIVLFELDETETDQPRKIGDYFQTRSVLYFALIAINKDAVYCFHYQPLRITSHSGLPTLDQLFFDRLQTMQFKTLVAGYVKDYYTSIYCEKLPGEDIRLFLLFAETQQLTFHLQQLRCNSNESLAQCLSRYNPIHLMLNRFFMAQYDKFAVSGVAMEQFAIATPKGRLLTVWEIMIKPFQHSVWGMILGILVAYQIIHQLKPTLFSNNLLALALFGFDKRQLVLSKSFEKITACALIVLFFQLKCAYEAKLVSYITEAPRVPDAKSVEDLRERNITVHYRNFNITLVHKLDGMVQFYGKNQFEFDGITIVENRAALITEKLFADNMDGYGMQYTLLSENVYDAIPFYVFGAKSLLVRRFHNFQQRVFEAGMQQRWRREYYNCFLWYIIRDRLKYTHHSERTYDGSSIIISYNHLKPLMLFFFVQWTLEVMVFGIELLVGILERSQ from the coding sequence ATGCTGGACAACATCGCACAGCGCCTGAATAATCAAGATGTCAGTCTACTGCAATCAAATCATCGAGGTCAGCATGTTCGTATATTCCGAGAGCCCAACTTGGTCATAATACTGTGGggaaaccaacaacaaacatttGACAACTTCTACACCAGTCAGTGGATAGTGAACATACCGCCCGAATGTCCCACCATTGTCCTGTTCGAGCTTGATGAAACAGAGACTGATCAGCCAAGGAAAATTGGAGATTATTTCCAAACGAGGTCGGTGTTATACTTCGCATTGATCGCAATCAACAAGGACGCCGTGTACTGCTTTCATTATCAACCGTTACGCATCACGAGTCACTCCGGTCTCCCCACGCTCGATCAACTGTTCTTCGACCGGCTACAGACGATGCAGTTCAAAACGTTAGTGGCCGGATACGTTAAGGATTACTACACATCCATTTACTGTGAAAAGCTGCCTGGCGAGGACATTAGgttgtttcttctgtttgctGAAACGCAACAACTTACATTTCATTTACAGCAGCTTCGATGCAACAGCAATGAATCACTGGCCCAGTGTTTATCTCGGTATAATCCGATACATTTGATGCTAAATCGATTTTTTATGGCGCAGTACGACAAATTCGCCGTAAGTGGTGTAGCCATGGAACAGTTCGCTATTGCCACACCGAAGGGACGCTTGCTTACTGTGTGGGAAATTATGATCAAACCATTCCAGCATTCTGTCTGGGGCATGATACTGGGCATCCTTGTAGCCTACCAGATAATCCATCAACTGAAGCCAACCCTTTTCTCCAACAATCTTCTAGCTTTGGCACTCTTTGGTTTTGATAAGCGTCAGCTAGTGCTTTCCAAAAGCTTCGAGAAAATAACCGCCTGTGCATTGATCGTGCTATTTTTCCAACTCAAGTGTGCGTACGAGGCAAAGCTTGTATCGTACATCACCGAAGCGCCACGAGTCCCAGACGCCAAGTCGGTTGAAGACTTGCGCGAACGCAACATCACCGTACATTATAGAAACTTCAATATTACGTTAGTGCATAAACTGGACGGTATGGTCCAGTTCTACGGCAAAAATCAATTCGAATTCGATGGAATAACGATTGTGGAAAATCGTGCTGCTCTGATTACGGAAAAGCTGTTTGCCGATAACATGGACGGCTACGGCATGCAATACACACTACTGAGCGAGAATGTGTACGATGCTATTCCGTTTTATGTATTTGGAGCTAAGTCACTGCTGGTAAGGCGCTTTCATAACTTTCAACAGCGCGTCTTCGAGGCCGGTATGCAGCAGCGCTGGCGTCGGGAGTATTACAATTGCTTTCTATGGTACATCATTCGAGATCGACTTAAGTACACACATCATTCCGAACGTACATACGATGgatcatctattatcattagcTACAACCATCTCAAGCCACTGATGCTGTTTTTCTTCGTTCAATGGACCTTGGAGGTAATGGTTTTTGGGATCGAATTATTGGTTGGAATACTTGAACGATCGCAATAG
- the LOC120948563 gene encoding uncharacterized protein LOC120948563 produces MMDMSGPPRGGYRGRGGPPRGGYSDRGSSPFPFRGRGRGGGPPMGPRMGMGGGGPPMMRGRGGMMRGGGPPRGMGGPPRGGGPPMSRGGPYGGGGGGRPMGGRSNYGGPPSSVSNGSGPPAAIAAAENGDGGKVAETNGATKAVSTTSGGGSGAGQSGGSSGGSGTGAAQGGASGGSETEHMSPKQSIKTADSSSLAAGSQESSIQSTHSSAPYHSSPRGMSRGRGGFMSRGMSRGRGGGGGGYGGGGGDYGGPRPYRGGMGGGRGRGGGGGYGGGGGGGGYGGGGMSGGGGYGGGGGGGMGGGGGGGGYGNAPPSSYNPMGGYGQNNGGPGGGGYGQGPPPPRQFDSRQPANPSAVPPINKRGGIPGVGGPPGPKRGRYDAGPPTRALPPKAMPPHHGAAAPVPSYSAPPQPMANHGGYSDPNAHAPQMEHQYTHTPAANTGGYGNTAAPQAGYASNGYSQSSYGNTTMASTGYPSTGTEYDTTHYDYSNTATYDTRYQSGYTQDYSQTYGTTADYSAVSTDTYASQQYDDRSTAYSGYDAQAYSQGYAKTDQYAHSGYY; encoded by the exons ATGATGGATATGTCCGGTCCACCGAGAGGTGGCTATCGTGGCCGTGGAGGACCGCCCCGAGGTGGATACAGTGACCGGGGAAG CTCACCATTTCCATTCAGAGGTCGCGGCCGTGGAGGCGGACCACCGATGGGTCCCCGTATGGGTATGGGAGGCGGTGGCCCCCCTATGATGCGTGGACGAGGGGGAATGATGCGAGGCGGCGGTCCCCCAAGGGGTATGGGTGGTCCGCCACGAGGTGGTGGCCCACCGATGTCGCGCGGTGGCCCAtacggcggcggtggtggcggccgcCCAATGGGTGGTCGTTCCAATTACGGAGGCCCTCCGTCCTCCGTATCGAACGGATCGGGACCGCCCGCCGCTATTGCTGCGGCAGAAAATGGCGACGGTGGTAAGGTGGCGGAAACAAACGGTGCAACTAAAGCCGTCTCGACCACCTCGGGCGGTGGATCGGGTGCGGGACAGAGTGGTGGAAGTTCCGGCGGTTCGGGCACCGGTGCTGCCCAGGGCGGTGCATCCGGTGGATCCGAGACAGAGCACATGTCGCCGAAACAATCGATAAAAACGGCCGATTCGAGTAGCTTGGCGGCCGGATCGCAAGAATCGTCGATACAATCCACACACTCGTCTGCACCGTACCATTCGTCTCCGCGCGGAATGTCCCGTGGACGGGGCGGATTTATGTCACGCGGCATGAGTCGTGGCCGGGGTGGTGGCGGAGGTGGAtacggcggcggtggcggtgatTACGGTGGACCAAGGCCGTACCGCGGCGGAATGGGCGGAGGCCGAGGAcgaggcggtggtggtgggtatggtggtggtggcggcggtggcggctaTGGCGGAGGTGGTATGTCCGGTGGTGGCGGTTACggcggaggtggtggtggaggtatgggtggtggtggcggtggtggtggatatGGCAACGCACCACCCTCCTCTTACAACCCGATGGGTGGCTACGGACAAAACAATGGTGGTCCGGGAGGTGGTGGGTACGGTCAGGGTCCACCGCCACCCCGCCAGTTCGACTCACGCCAGCCAGCGAACCCGTCCGCCGTACCGCCGATCAACAAGCGCGGTGGTATCCCTGGAGTGGGAGGCCCCCCGGGACCGAAGCGTGGACGGTACGATGCTGGCCCGCCAACACGCGCTCTGCCACCGAAGGCTATGCCACCGCATCACGGTGCGGCGGCTCCGGTTCCGTCGTACAGTGCTCCACCCCAGCCAATGGCCAACCACGGTGGCTATAGCGATCCGAACGCGCATGCTCCACAAATGGAACATcagtacacgcacacacctgcGGCCAACACTGGCGGATATGGAAACACGGCCGCACCGCAAGCCGGCTACGCCAGCAACGGATACAGTCAAAGCTCGTACGGCAACACGACGATGGCTAGTACCGGGTATCCTAGCACTGGCACGGAGTACGATACCACACACTATGATTATAG CAATACGGCCACATACGATACACGCTATCAGTCTGGCTACACGCAGGATTACAGCCAAACGTACGGCACCACCGCGGACTATAGTGCTGTTTCGACAGACACATACGCCAGCCAGCAGTACGACGATCGCTCCACTGCCTACAGCGGCTACG ACGCGCAAGCGTATTCGCAGGGCTACGCCAAAACTGATCAATACGCACACAGCGGTTACTATTAA
- the LOC125906532 gene encoding uncharacterized protein LOC125906532 translates to MFRKIDRISFAILTFFSVRAQADRQEQVIDYLTNITHNLQIQHSGVYNCWLLHFSNKSVLSPMLDNIAQRLNNQDVSLLQSNHRGQHVRIFREPNLVIILWGNQQQTFDNFYTSQWIVNIPPECPTIVLFELDETETDQPRKIGDYFQTRSVLYFALIAINKDAVYCFRYQPLRITSHSGLPTLDQLFFDRLQTMQFKTLVAGYVKDYYTSIYCEKLPGEDIRLFLLFAETQQLTFHLQQLRCNSNEALAQCLSRYNPIHLMLNRFYMAQYNKFIVSGVAMEQFAIATPKGRLLTVWEIMIKPFQHSAWGMILGILVTYQIIHQLKPTLFSNNLLALALFGFDKRQLVLSKSFEKITACALIVLFFQLKCAYEAKLVSYITEAPRVPDAKSVEDLRERNITVHYRNFNITLVHKLNGMVQFYGKNQFEFDGITIVENRAALMMEKLFADKMKGYGMQYTLLSENVYEAIPFYVFGAKSPLVRRFQKFQQRVFEAGMQQRWRREYYNCFLWYINSGKHQYDIYDGSSAIISYRHLKPLMLFFLAQWAIAIIVFGIEILVEALKRSQNK, encoded by the coding sequence ATGTTCCGCAAGATAGATCGAATATCCTTTGCAATTCTCACCTTTTTCAGTGTTCGTGCACAGGCCGATCGACAAGAGCAAGTAATAGATTATCTAACCAATATCACCCACAATCTTCAGATCCAACATTCTGGAGTATATAACTGTTGGCTACTCCATTTTTCCAACAAATCTGTACTATCACCGATGCTGGACAACATCGCACAGCGCCTGAATAATCAAGATGTCAGTCTACTGCAATCAAATCATCGAGGTCAGCATGTTCGTATATTCCGAGAGCCCAACTTGGTCATAATACTGTGGggaaaccaacaacaaacatttGACAACTTCTACACCAGTCAGTGGATAGTGAACATACCGCCCGAATGTCCCACCATTGTCCTGTTCGAGCTTGATGAAACAGAGACTGATCAGCCAAGGAAAATTGGAGATTATTTCCAAACGAGGTCGGTGTTATACTTCGCATTGATCGCAATCAACAAGGACGCCGTGTACTGCTTTCGTTATCAACCGTTACGCATCACGAGTCACTCCGGCCTCCCCACGCTCGATCAACTGTTCTTCGACCGGCTACAGACGATGCAGTTCAAAACGTTAGTGGCCGGATACGTTAAGGATTACTACACATCCATTTACTGTGAAAAGCTGCCTGGCGAGGACATTAGgttgtttcttctgtttgctGAAACGCAACAACTTACATTTCATTTACAGCAGCTTCGATGCAACAGCAATGAAGCTCTGGCCCAGTGTTTATCTCGGTATAATCCGATACATTTGATGCTAAATCGATTTTATATGGCGCAATACAATAAATTCATTGTAAGTGGGGTAGCCATGGAACAGTTCGCTATTGCCACACCGAAGGGACGCTTGCTGACTGTGTGGGAAATTATGATCAAACCTTTTCAGCATTCTGCCTGGGGCATGATACTGGGCATCCTTGTTACCTACCAGATAATCCATCAACTGAAGCCAACACTTTTCTCCAACAATCTGCTAGCTTTGGCACTCTTTGGTTTTGATAAGCGTCAGCTAGTGCTTTCCAAAAGCTTCGAGAAAATAACCGCCTGTGCATTGATCGTGCTATTTTTCCAACTCAAGTGTGCGTACGAGGCAAAGCTTGTATCGTACATCACCGAAGCGCCACGAGTCCCAGACGCCAAGTCGGTTGAAGACTTGCGCGAACGCAACATCACCGTACATTACAGAAACTTCAATATTACGTTAGTGCATAAACTGAACGGTATGGTCCAGTTCTACGGCAAAAATCAATTCGAATTCGATGGAATAACGATTGTGGAAAATCGTGCTGCTCTCATGATGGAAAAGCTGTTTGCTGATAAAATGAAAGGGTACGGAATGCAATACACACTACTGAGCGAGAATGTGTACGAGGCTATTCCGTTTTATGTATTTGGCGCTAAGTCACCGCTGGTAAGGCGCTTTCAAAAATTTCAACAGCGCGTCTTTGAAGCCGGTATGCAGCAGCGCTGGCGTCGAGAGTATTACAATTGCTTTCTCTGGTATATTAATAGCGGCAAACATCAATATGATATTTACGATGGATCATCCGCTATCATTAGCTATAGGCATCTTAAGCCACTGATGCTGTTTTTCTTAGCTCAATGGGCAATTGCAATAATCGTTTTTGGGATCGAGATATTGGTGGAAGCATTAAAACGATCGCAGAACAAGTAG